In Lolium perenne isolate Kyuss_39 chromosome 5, Kyuss_2.0, whole genome shotgun sequence, the sequence GACCTGCTTCACCAGGGCTTCTAATGCATGCAGAACAGGCTCTGTCGTAGGTGGACAAACTTGAAGGCACGGCTCCTCCTCTATCCAGCACCGTATCCTCCCGGATCAATCTGCCACGTTGTGCTCGTTTGGTTAAGTAACAGTTGCTTCTTACTTCCTTGAGATGCTCACCGTTCCATTACAAAAGTAGCTAATTCTTACAAGTTATGACATCATCTATCTATCACACATAGTTCACGTTGATCAACTTGGTCAGGTTGACGCCGAAGCAGCACAAGTCCCTTCTTCACTCAAGAGTGACAGTTTTATAAGCTACAAAATAAATCTCTGTTCAGGCTAGTACTATATGTTCCATATCCATGAAAATTGAGGAAATATATGTACACATGCGAGCATGTTCCATACGCACTCCTACACAAGGCAGGGCACGCCTCTAAGATAGTGCTCAGAATAGCAAGGATGGAGATGTGTACCTCTGTCAATAAATTCCCGATGCTCAGATACACCTATACTGAACTTTCTTATCTTCCGGCGAAGCTTGCGTACATGGAACACCTCAACCTATGAAGACAGCATTACACATACCTTAGTGCTCATAATACTTCCCAGTCAGCATGAAGGAATCATAACTGAAACACACAGGTGGACTTACTGAAACATGGATTTTGGAATCACGGCCATTTCCAGCTGATTTGCATAGGCTCAGCAACAAGTTCTCCAGCTGATAATAGCAGAAATAACTACACAAGTGATGACCATAAAGCAATATGCAATTTTGCACACTAAAAGTCTGTAACGGACGTATAAATTTTCAGATATGGTTAGGATTTCAGGTAGACAATATATCTAACAAAATTATGCCATCTTAGTTCTTAGATATTAATCTGCAATGCAACACCAGAATCCTTCAGAACATTAGCACCCTCCCTCCTGTAGTTTTTTGGAAAACGCTCTTTGCCAACAATATGTATACTCAAACCCATATATTCCCTGAGCCTTCTAGATCTAACCTTCTAAGCTATATTTTCTTCCTCTCCTGTAGCTATAACATATTCGTTGCAGGGCGCATAAAGTACATCAGATCCTACTATCTGAAATTTCAGTGTGTTGGGGCTAATTTTCTGTAATCGCCAGCACCGAACAGCAAGATGTtggataaaaacaaaaacaaggatggAACTAGAAGTGATGCAAGCTACAAAAGAATGTAGCATATATGATACACAAACATGTATACAACAATTAGCAACCTCGTCTCTTGTGCTTGAAGGAACACCAGAACTTCAAAACATCTAACATTACCACACAAGAAATACTTTATATGTATATAGCGAACCCTCTCGAGTGACCATGATTTCCATTCAACCATGGACTTAATCAAAAGTAGCATGAAAGACACTTCACACTCGGACAAAAGAAACACCTTCTAAAATACATGATTTTGCTGGAAGGATCTGAAGTGTTGCTTGCCATAGTTTAACGGATAGTGTGATGCAATTTTCTGATAAATCTACAAAAAAACACCTACCTGAACTGTAGTAGAAATGCGCTCTCCATTAAAACATTCAATAATATCACCTCTTCGGATTCCGATTTCCTCCGCTTGTGATCCTTTCAATACCTATAGTTCAATTGGCAATAATAATATGCATGGTAAGAGAAGCACCTTCGGGAACAGTAACTCTACACATAAGAAACCATTAACATTATAATACCTCGTTAACAATAAGACCATCATCAATCTTGTACTTGCGCCATATCTTATCCACTTGAACAATATCTAAAAGCTTGATACCTGAAAACGCCAATCCAAGCTGGGGGCGGGGGATGCATCTATACAATAAGAGAAGCATTTAGCCCATTTGGAAAAATTAAATATGGAGGAGAAATTAACCGGTCTTAAATAAGCCACTTTTGTTGAAATCCAAATCATGTCAACCATATTTGGAAATATGCTTGTAGTCGACCAAATATTTTGAATTGAGTTAACAGAAAACCTTCGCTTATGAACCTTAGAAGTCTCATTGCAGTTAAAAGAGAACGCATTTATCTACTGAATTTAATTTTTGGACATTTGCTATTtaaataaaattttaaaaaaagcaTAGCATAATTAAGTGATCATCGCTCCTTTCCTCGGAAAAATGCAGATCATGAATCATTTTGCCAAAATAAAACTAGAGTAATCTATTCAAACATAGTCATTATACATAAACGCATGAAAAGTTGACAACAGTTGCATTGCCAAAATATTTGAAGATAACTCATTGtcattaaaatgcatgaggtaagAAGTGAAAATATTGAAAACCAAGTAAATTGC encodes:
- the LOC127298760 gene encoding uncharacterized protein: MTHLRPGYKNPNIYQRPHYMFFPGKEHIIKYDNGGPIIDLDAKIVGMINCHRSGSFIPSSVLLKCLDLWKEFGCIPRPQLGLAFSGIKLLDIVQVDKIWRKYKIDDGLIVNEVLKGSQAEEIGIRRGDIIECFNGERISTTVQLENLLLSLCKSAGNGRDSKIHVSVEVFHVRKLRRKIRKFSIGVSEHREFIDRAYKTVTLE